From a region of the Eulemur rufifrons isolate Redbay chromosome 7, OSU_ERuf_1, whole genome shotgun sequence genome:
- the TTC14 gene encoding tetratricopeptide repeat protein 14 isoform X2: MDRDLLRQSLNCHGSSLLSLLRSEQQDNPHFRSLLGSAAEPGRGPPPQQHLQGRKEKRVDNIEIQKFISKKADLLFALSWKSDVSATSEINEDNEDHYGVMPPLEQFMEIPSVDRRELFFRDIERGDIVIGRISSIREFGFFMVLICLGSGIMRDISHLEISALCPLRDVPSHSNHGDPLSYYQTGDIIRAGIKDIDRYHGKLAVSLYSSSLPPHLSGIKLGVISAEELPLYYRRSIELNSNSLDSYENIMQSSLGFANPGVVEFLLEKLGIDESNPPSLMRGLQSKNFSEDDFASALRKKQSASWALKCVKIGVDYFKVGRHVDAMNEYNKALEIDKQNVEALVARGALYATKGSLNKAIEDFELALENCPTHRNARKYLCQTLVERGGQLEEEEKFLNAESYYKKALALDETFKDAEDSLQKLHKYMQKSLELREKQAEKEEKQKTKKIETSAEKLRKLLKEEKRLKKKRRKSTSSSSSVSSADESLSSSSSSSSSGHKRHKKRKRNRSESSRSSKRHSSRASSSQIDQNRKDECYLVPTNTSASFLNHKQEVEKLLEKQDRLQYQKTQVKEKDRCPFASSSVEIPDDLGECTPSAYKKKKITVKQPQAVPSRGIPEEGIIIIGDNNFMCVIAPENLTVEQDKEV; this comes from the exons ATGGACCGGGACCTTCTGCGGCAGTCGCTGAATTGCCACGGGTCGTCATTACTCTCCCTGCTCCGGAGTGAACAGCAGGACAATCCACACTTCCGGAGCCTCCTAGGGTCGGCGGCCGAGCCCGGCCGGGGCCCGCCACCCCAGCAGCATTTACAGGGCAG gaaagagaagagagttgacaacatagaaatacaaaaatttatcTCTAAAAAAGCGGATTTGCTTTTTGCGCTTTCCTGGAAATCAGATGTATCTGCAACTTCTGAAATTAATGAAGACAACGAAG atcATTATGGAGTCATGCCACCTTTAGAGCAATTCATGGAGATACCTAGTGTGGATCGGAGAGAGCTGTTTTTCAGAGATATTGAGCGTGGTGATATAGTTATTGGGAGAATTAGTTCCATTCGGGAATTTGGTTTCTTCATGGTGTTGATCTGTTTAGGAAGTGGTATCATGAGAGATATATCCCACTTAGAAATCTCC GCTCTTTGTCCATTAAGAGATGTGCCTTCTCATAGTAACCATGGAGATCCTTTATCATATTACCAAACTGGTGACATCATTCGAG CTGGAATCAAGGATATTGACAGATACCATGGAAAGCTTGCAGTATCTCTGTATAGCTCATCTCTTCCACCACATTTATCTGGTATTAAATTAGGTGTAATTAGTGCTGAAGAGCTTCCTTTGTACTACAG gaggagtATTGAACTAAATAGCAATTCTTTGGATTCCTATGAAAATATCATGCAGAGTTCCTTGGGATTTGCTAATCCAGGTGTAGTTGAATTCCTTCTAGAAAAACTAGGAATAGATGAATCTAATCCACCATCTTTAATGAGAGGCCTACAAAG CAAAAATTTCTCTGAAGATGATTTTGCTTCTGCATTGAGAAAGAAACAATCAGCATCTTGGGCTTTAAAATG tGTGAAGATTGGGGTTGATTATTTTAAGGTTGGACGACATGTGGATGCTATGAATGAATACAATAAAGCTCTggaaatagataaacaaaatgtggaagcTTTGGTAGCACGTGGAGCATT ATATGCAACAAAAGGAAGTCTGAACAAAGCAATAGAAGATTTTGAGCTTGCACTAGAAAACTGTCCAACTCACAGGAATGCAAGAAAATACCTCTGCCAGACACTTGTAGAAAGAGGAGGGCA gttagaagaagaagaaaagtttttaaatgctgaaaGTTACTATAAGAAAGCTTTGGCTTTGGATGAGACATTTAAAGATGCAGAGGATTCTTTGCAGAAACTTCATAAATACATGCAG AAATCTTTGGAATTAAGAGAAAAACAagctgaaaaggaagaaaagcagaaaacaaagaaaatagaaacaagtgCAGAAAAGTTGCGTAAGCtcttaaaagaggagaaaag gctaaagaagaaaagaagaaaatcaacttCTTCCTCTTCAAGTGTCTCGTCTGCTGATGAATCACTTTCTTCTTCatcatcctcttcctcttctggccACAAAAGGCATAAGAAACGTAAGAGGAACCGTTCAGAGTCTTCTCGCAGTTCCAAAAGGCATTCATCTAGGGCATCCTCAAGTCAGATAGATCAGAATAGGAAAGATGAGTGCTACCTGGTTCCAACTAATACTTCAGCGTCTTTTCTTAACCATAAACAAGAAGTGGAAAAACTACTGGAAAAGCAGGATAGGTTACAGTATCAAAAGACACAGGTAAAAGAGAAAGATAGATGCCCTTTCGCTTCATCTTCAGTTGAAATACCGGATGATCTTGGAG agtgtactccttctgcttataaaaaaaaaaagataactgtaaaacagcctcaggcagttCCTTCaagaggtattccagaagaaggcattattATCATAGGTGACAACAACttcatgtgtgttattgcccctgaaaaCCTTACAGTGGAACAAGATAAGGAGGTATAA
- the TTC14 gene encoding tetratricopeptide repeat protein 14 isoform X1 translates to MDRDLLRQSLNCHGSSLLSLLRSEQQDNPHFRSLLGSAAEPGRGPPPQQHLQGRKEKRVDNIEIQKFISKKADLLFALSWKSDVSATSEINEDNEDHYGVMPPLEQFMEIPSVDRRELFFRDIERGDIVIGRISSIREFGFFMVLICLGSGIMRDISHLEISALCPLRDVPSHSNHGDPLSYYQTGDIIRAGIKDIDRYHGKLAVSLYSSSLPPHLSGIKLGVISAEELPLYYRRSIELNSNSLDSYENIMQSSLGFANPGVVEFLLEKLGIDESNPPSLMRGLQSKNFSEDDFASALRKKQSASWALKCVKIGVDYFKVGRHVDAMNEYNKALEIDKQNVEALVARGALYATKGSLNKAIEDFELALENCPTHRNARKYLCQTLVERGGQLEEEEKFLNAESYYKKALALDETFKDAEDSLQKLHKYMQKSLELREKQAEKEEKQKTKKIETSAEKLRKLLKEEKRLKKKRRKSTSSSSSVSSADESLSSSSSSSSSGHKRHKKRKRNRSESSRSSKRHSSRASSSQIDQNRKDECYLVPTNTSASFLNHKQEVEKLLEKQDRLQYQKTQVKEKDRCPFASSSVEIPDDLGGRSEDPRDFYNNYKTQPCSSKTEKPYKSERHFSGRRNSSDSFCRNSEDKVKTYGYRRFEKDIEGRKEHYRRWEPGSVRYSTSPASSDNSWKSVEKYKKYTYPGSRDFSRQEQRYRLNTNQREYEREDNYGEDIKTEIPEEDGLNRKEHSESRVKKNLPPNLLNIFNQIAEFEKEKGSKPKN, encoded by the exons ATGGACCGGGACCTTCTGCGGCAGTCGCTGAATTGCCACGGGTCGTCATTACTCTCCCTGCTCCGGAGTGAACAGCAGGACAATCCACACTTCCGGAGCCTCCTAGGGTCGGCGGCCGAGCCCGGCCGGGGCCCGCCACCCCAGCAGCATTTACAGGGCAG gaaagagaagagagttgacaacatagaaatacaaaaatttatcTCTAAAAAAGCGGATTTGCTTTTTGCGCTTTCCTGGAAATCAGATGTATCTGCAACTTCTGAAATTAATGAAGACAACGAAG atcATTATGGAGTCATGCCACCTTTAGAGCAATTCATGGAGATACCTAGTGTGGATCGGAGAGAGCTGTTTTTCAGAGATATTGAGCGTGGTGATATAGTTATTGGGAGAATTAGTTCCATTCGGGAATTTGGTTTCTTCATGGTGTTGATCTGTTTAGGAAGTGGTATCATGAGAGATATATCCCACTTAGAAATCTCC GCTCTTTGTCCATTAAGAGATGTGCCTTCTCATAGTAACCATGGAGATCCTTTATCATATTACCAAACTGGTGACATCATTCGAG CTGGAATCAAGGATATTGACAGATACCATGGAAAGCTTGCAGTATCTCTGTATAGCTCATCTCTTCCACCACATTTATCTGGTATTAAATTAGGTGTAATTAGTGCTGAAGAGCTTCCTTTGTACTACAG gaggagtATTGAACTAAATAGCAATTCTTTGGATTCCTATGAAAATATCATGCAGAGTTCCTTGGGATTTGCTAATCCAGGTGTAGTTGAATTCCTTCTAGAAAAACTAGGAATAGATGAATCTAATCCACCATCTTTAATGAGAGGCCTACAAAG CAAAAATTTCTCTGAAGATGATTTTGCTTCTGCATTGAGAAAGAAACAATCAGCATCTTGGGCTTTAAAATG tGTGAAGATTGGGGTTGATTATTTTAAGGTTGGACGACATGTGGATGCTATGAATGAATACAATAAAGCTCTggaaatagataaacaaaatgtggaagcTTTGGTAGCACGTGGAGCATT ATATGCAACAAAAGGAAGTCTGAACAAAGCAATAGAAGATTTTGAGCTTGCACTAGAAAACTGTCCAACTCACAGGAATGCAAGAAAATACCTCTGCCAGACACTTGTAGAAAGAGGAGGGCA gttagaagaagaagaaaagtttttaaatgctgaaaGTTACTATAAGAAAGCTTTGGCTTTGGATGAGACATTTAAAGATGCAGAGGATTCTTTGCAGAAACTTCATAAATACATGCAG AAATCTTTGGAATTAAGAGAAAAACAagctgaaaaggaagaaaagcagaaaacaaagaaaatagaaacaagtgCAGAAAAGTTGCGTAAGCtcttaaaagaggagaaaag gctaaagaagaaaagaagaaaatcaacttCTTCCTCTTCAAGTGTCTCGTCTGCTGATGAATCACTTTCTTCTTCatcatcctcttcctcttctggccACAAAAGGCATAAGAAACGTAAGAGGAACCGTTCAGAGTCTTCTCGCAGTTCCAAAAGGCATTCATCTAGGGCATCCTCAAGTCAGATAGATCAGAATAGGAAAGATGAGTGCTACCTGGTTCCAACTAATACTTCAGCGTCTTTTCTTAACCATAAACAAGAAGTGGAAAAACTACTGGAAAAGCAGGATAGGTTACAGTATCAAAAGACACAGGTAAAAGAGAAAGATAGATGCCCTTTCGCTTCATCTTCAGTTGAAATACCGGATGATCTTGGAGGTAGGTCTGAAGATCcaagagatttttataataactATAAAACCCAGCCATGTAGTAGCAAAACAGAAAAGCCATATAAATCAGAAAGACATTTTTCTGGTAGAAGAAATTCCTCGGATTCTTTCTGTAGGAATTCAGAGGATAAGGTAAAAACTTATGGTTATAGGAGATTTGAGAAGGATatagagggaagaaaagagcaCTATAGAAGGTGGGAGCCAGGTTCCGTGAGATATTCCACCTCACCAGCAAGCTCAGACAACTCTTGGAAGtcagttgaaaaatataaaaaatatacttacCCTGGATCACGCGATTTCAGTAGACAAGAACAAAGGTATCGATTAAATACAAATCAAAGAGAATATGAAAGAGAGGACAATTATGGGGAGGATATCAAAACAGAGATTCCAGAAGAAGATGGACTAAATAGGAAAGAGCACTCAGAAagcagagttaaaaaaaatttacctccAAATTTACTCAATATATTTAACCAGATAGCcgaatttgagaaagaaaaaggaagtaagCCAAAAAATTGA